The genomic stretch aaggtttaTCTTCCTCATTTCAAGTAAATACAGGCTTCAGACATTCATAAGAATGATATTCCTTTGCATACTTTCATAACATTACAAATAGTGTCATGAAGGTGACCAGTTTTTAGTTATTCAAACTTATGAGAACTTCGTTCATTTATAATACACACATAGACTTTcatcaggaaaaaaatcatgcaagtcGACGAATTTATTTGTCAGAATGCGATATAGTTTTTAGTTGGGATAGTTCACATTAATGTATTGGTTGGTGTGAGGAAAAAGAGCATTTGATGACATCTAGAGATCATTGTAATTGGATGGAAACATGAGAATTGAGAGCCATCACTGGATCATATCCAACACCAGAGTTTTATCCATCTtgactttattatttatcaaaCTTACTTCTTTATTGGGTTTGCTCAGAGGATGTTCTCCatcaagcctttttttttttcaatgtcatTTTAAGTGCCgataattattgaaaaatggAAGACATTGTAGAGACATTGCATTAGTCTGGATGATCAGTTGTCATTTGTTGATTTTCTAATCTTATAAAATGCTAAGGCTTCATTATAATGCTTAAGAATATTCAGTATACAGCAAGTATTTTGGATATGCTGTCTGAAACAACCCTTTACAAAGCAGTTTTTTCCCAAAACAAATGTTGTATGCTTATGACTTATGTTCACACATTTAGTTCTGTTTGCTCTGCACAGAGACATTATAAAGTCTGTGCATGTGGTCAGTTAGATTAGAgattgtataattattattacactcACATCTGCTGTAGAaccatttaaaattgtttcctgGGATCATTAAGTTTAAATTATTAGTCTTACTGATGGTGAGGGGAAGATCACATTTGCTTTGCActacaaaagagagaaaaataccaAATGCTCATGCATTCATGCTGCAGGCTGTTGTCTTAAAGTATAAAGAGCCTTTGTCCATTATCAAGATAATGTAGTTGTAGTGACACTAATTTTTTCATCCCACCTCTACTGACAGATTTAGCTGTTTTAGCTACCTTTACTGTCAAGATTTAACACTCAAATGTAGGCATAGTCTTAatgatgttttaatatttttttaagactatGATGCTGATTCTTGTAGGAACAAATATAAATGAGCCACAGTTCATGatacaatattttcaaatatatttgacCAGACCTTGTGTGTAAAAAGTAGTTGAGTTTTTTCTAGATCTTAATCTCATAAAACCAAAATGGATcgtagatatttaaaaaatcctgttaatatagtgtttttctttacaataGATCATTGCAGTCTTGATTTCTGGCACGGATGTgttgatatgtatatatcaaaataataaatctgttttatatttcagatTAAAAACGACCACTTGAAGGACACTGTCTTCCTCTGGGGTTTTGGGCTGTGGAGTTGAGTCGTATTTGTTCCTATCTTAGCAAAAGTCCAACAGAACACCAGGTTTTTCAGATGCAATCAGATCACTTAGGTATATATACTCACAATGTGACCATCCAGCTGGTTCCGTGGATAGAAAAGTTGATTTCTGTTATGGTGCTAGGACAGATCATTGAACATTTGATGGAACATGTAGTGAATATAATGAAAGGAGGCACATTTAGGAAGGAATAGAATTGACAGTAGAAGGCACAAACGTTTGACATGAAGGCAAACAGTAACTTTCGTGACCAGGTGGGGCAGGTGACAAGTTGGTTCAAGGAATGGAGTGAGTGTGAGCAGACAGTAGCTCTGTACTCTTTGCTTAAAAAGCTGTCACCAGCTCAAGCCAAGTTTCTAGACCAAGTCCTTCAGCAAAGTTTGGCAGACTGTACTGATGTCATGCAACTGCAGAAGAAAGCCAATGATGAAGGTAACTCTTGAAATTCGGGCAAGTGTTTGTGTAGCTGTGTAGGTTAATGGATGGGTGAGTGTTTTCCTTATCACATTTAATTAAtctattttgtctttctttcatagACAGACATGGCCTTTGTAATttgagtgttttgtttcttttgtaagcTATAGCATTCAACATCGAGTGTTTGcgtgtttttttgtctttccacTAACATAGGAAGCAGGCAAGCAAGTATTTGCTTATCTATAAAGCATATGTAAGTTGTacagttttgtgaaaataacttttttgttaGGTGGACCAGATTTATTAAGGTTTTTGTTCCGTTGGGAAGAACTACTTTGCCATAAGCAGTGGCACATACTGCTAATATTGTCAGAGGAAGTATGGATTTGGGTGTGCTTTTGAGAAAATCTTTTGGGaaactttactttttaagaaaagtattgtaaaatGGTTCAGGATGTTATACTTTTGTGGCTggtaatgaacatttttatttatcaactaTATTGTATTGTTGTGCTTATCGCTGTTTGTCACTGGACATAGTGAGAAGATACGGATATAATTTTAGTACTTCTGTATAGAGGTAGAACCTTGAGCAAGCTTTTGTATTTTCTAATGTTTCCAAAAGGGAAGAAACTTTGCATCCAAATCAAAAGATTCTTTAATTTAGAAAAGtagtcagaatttttttttatggcaccTGTGTTTGCACGTTGGGTGTGATGGAGGAGAGGGGTACAGTTGCCtgctgataaaaaaatgtttggcatgCACTCATTAGTTTCAGTGTGCACCATCTGTGAGAACGATTGTCATTGCCCAGATCTGAGCTTGGGAACATGAATAAAATGTCAGCTGCAGCAGAGACagtgaaaaaatgtgaaaaagaaattcatgcacatttttatgtaaatgacacaaacacacactataATTTATAGTGTTTTTTTTCAACGTGTGTCTGGTACAGCTGAAATTTTATCCATGCTCCAAAACTCCAGTAACAAAACATTCCAGATTAAATGCTTTATAAATCTTTAACCTTGTTTTGCTACTTTAATACATTGTTTTGTCTGGCAATAATCAATGATTAGCAAGTTTAATTGACGGGCTTTACATAGAACACAATGTCGAAGGTCAAATTAAGGAAGTGATATATTCAGTAACATGATGTTTCCTGCTTGACAAGTATTTTTCTTAATACCTATGGTGGTGTTATTTTGGAGAACAGAACTGAGGGTGgtcatcatttttctttagctAAAGTTAAAGCATTTGATTTTCAATAGTTGTGAGAGAGACCTGATTCaggtgacattttttaaaactggatTTTCTAGGTGGTTAGAATATTAATaggtgttttaatttttacagtaatatttgatgtttgtacTGGCTTTCCTAACAAGGGATGCAAGGTAACTGAAAGCCTCctgttttaaattaattcaGTAGATGTCAATATTAAATTTTGAGAGGCTTAAGAGTTTGAAAAGTGTgggtgaaaagagaagaaagtgaGGTAATCAACAGAATAAACACAAGTGTGGAATTTTGCTACCAGCAGAAGATAGAGGGTAGTCAAAGAATGGCAGCTGAACCACTAAATACAGCATTCCCTGAAATGggccatttattttaaatctagTAATTGTTAGCAGATCTTTCATTTAGTCAGCATGTTATTGAAGCAAACTACCATTGCAAATATAAAACCAGAAATTTCTGTTGTGATGATTGTTGCAGGGCATATGGTATGATGGGGTTTAAGAGGACCTAAGTTGATCACTAAGATTATGCAGCACAATGAATTTTTCATGTCTTGACAAATTGCTTTTTTATTACGAATGAATAAACCATAACCTGGTTTGtctaaacatatttatttcgtTGAAACAGTGATGTAAGAATATCAGTTTTTCCCATTtatttgtagaatttttttgttcatagTAATAAGTTTGATTTCTTtagtacacatttttttaaattaagaaattattattttatggcagcaaaatattgagaaataatagaataaattttgtattgtttccCATGGCTGTTTCAGTTTTTGTAGCTGGACTCTGTGGGGAGGACAAAGGCAAAGTCATTCTACAGTTACTGCAGTTACTGCCATTGCTACAGGCTGGCAATGAGAAAGCTAAAGCAGAGTATTTGAAGCTTATACCTGAGGTGTTATCTCACACTATTGAGAATGGTGTGAATATTGAGGAAAGTAGACAACTTTTGTCCTATTCACTCATTCATCCTGCCATTACGCAAGAAGAGCGCTCCAAGTTTCGCATGTGGCTGGGATATCTTGAAGAGCGCTTTACCTACTCCATTTCTCACACACGCCCCTCTGCCACTGCACCTGAGGGACTTGCCCCTGCAGTGGCACCCATTTCTGCCTCCCAGGAGGGGCTAAACAATCTGCAAGGTGCTGGAGGCCCTAGCCCTCCCTATGGGAAATGGTTGGCATGGACAGGGTCATGCTGCCCATTATGGGATGGATGGTGGAGGTGTGTCAGGAAGTGGTTCAGGAGATGGTGGAACAGTAGGGTCAGGTCTCCTATCAAATGGCCATTATGGCCTTCGGGCTACAAACAGTCATGCTGGTGTGTTTAGTGTGCCTAATGGACATCATCTGCCTCTTCAAGCAACCTCTTCAGCACCACCCAACTTTGAAACACTGTCTACATCAGTTTCACAGGGTGagtaatcagttttgtttttaatagttATTTTTATACTTCACATTAACTGGAGtagtttttcttcatttcctttaaCTTTTGCTTAATTTGTAGTTTATAAGTTTACTGgtacaaaaaaaatcagagaattGTATTCGTACAAGATATTTGACATTTGGAACAACACTGTAAACAGAACTACATTTTGAAGCATTATTCTTATGATCATTGTATATTCACACTAGTAAGacgttgttttaaaaaagtacttattaatatttatgattaaaatacatttcacaTGGTGGGAAACACAGCAGAGATCAATGAgatctattatatatatatgtgtgtgtggtcatgccCATTTATATCATGGTGTAAGTAGCCTCAGTAACCTGAGTAGTTTAACTTATAGTTgtcttggaaaaaaataagcatataCATGTAACCTTAAATGTATCATAAATCTTATCATTTACTGTGCAAAAcggaaacaaaacaatattatgCTGGAAAATTGTTTAATGTTAGTAAATTTAAACCCAGTGATTTTTCAACTTCAGGTATCAGCAGTCAACCAAACATGCACACGCGTTTGCACCGCACCACATCAATTGTTCACAGCACGCCTCTACCACTGAGGGTTCAGAACCCAGAAAAGACAGTTACTGATTGGCTGCAGATGCACTCATCTGTGACTGGAGGACCTGGTGGTTTAGCAATAGGAAGGGGGCGATCGCCATCTTTTACAGAGCATGCTCCACTGTCACCACAGAGCAGTGTGACTTCTTCAGGGAGTGGAGGCAGTGATTCACACCATGATGATGGGCCCCAGCCTGTAAGGGACAGTTTTCTGGAAGAAGGCAGTGGTATGCGAGGTCAGTtgagctatttttttttttttaaagtacattttgaCCACCTTTGTTAATAGTGTCAGCatgtgttttcttctgttttttttttatgcagtgaTTCATGAAATGAAGCTAGTTTTTGTGATATCTTTGTTCTGGCATTCTGAACAATCTGTAGGGGAAAGAAAGGGAATAGAACTGTCAAGTAAGAACATTAAACTCCCAGCAGAACATTCATTTCCTCACAAATATTTGAATTCAAAAGTTAATCTGATGCTTATTGAATTACAAGAAAGACAtccttcacagaaaaaaagttgcttgCTCCTACTGCAAAagaagaattgaaaaaaatgtatattctGGAATCCACAAACTGTACtaacatttcaaaagaaattttcttaagaatgtgaaaatttcattttcaaatatattttcctcGGTAATGTGCAGTGTTTCATTTTGGAAACATGGGTAAATCATGTAAGAAAACTCCAAATCAAGTAAAACTGCTAAGGGGGTCtgaaaag from Pomacea canaliculata isolate SZHN2017 linkage group LG8, ASM307304v1, whole genome shotgun sequence encodes the following:
- the LOC112569948 gene encoding LOW QUALITY PROTEIN: protein Smaug homolog 1-like (The sequence of the model RefSeq protein was modified relative to this genomic sequence to represent the inferred CDS: deleted 2 bases in 2 codons), with product MKANSNFRDQVGQVTSWFKEWSECEQTVALYSLLKKLSPAQAKFLDQVLQQSLADCTDVMQLQKKANDEVFVAGLCGEDKGKVILQLLQLLPLLQAGNEKAKAEYLKLIPEVLSHTIENGVNIEESRQLLSYSLIHPAITQEERSKFRMWLGYLEERFTYSISHTRPSATAPEGLAPAVAPISASQEGLNNLQGAGGPSPPYGKWLAWTGSCCPLWDGWWRCVRKWFRRWWNSRVRSPINGHYGLRATNSHAGVFSVPNGHHLPLQATSSAPPNFETLSTSVSQGISSQPNMHTRLHRTTSIVHSTPLPLRVQNPEKTVTDWLQMHSSVTGGPGGLAIGRGRSPSFTEHAPLSPQSSVTSSGSGGSDSHHDDGPQPVRDSFLEEGSGMREVPVWLKTLRLHKYSYLFRQMTYEEMLDITEEWLEAQKVTKGARHKIVISIQKLRERQQVLRDFEKSIMEGGSIKEVLGEMKNMLNTPIKAYNMAHSGAASTTPGTSPFSPPPSPDSEIVEGNLPGQFCRLMGKVCTQLLTASIPDDESIQLYFQLIDKCLNHEAFSQRQKSLLSSWKQQAQKIWQPPSHKFDRRQKGWGNTFPMGNAVTIRGGGSRSRLTPGQTGVQQWSFGSKRSVLGSAAVHTPLQRNSSLNTSILNKPGLLEVRRLPVTRTQSAPLRSSHLTLTMQSTGTEPATDTEINASLDSLCLRMTEHAIGSLDGSDKGSTF